One Sesamum indicum cultivar Zhongzhi No. 13 linkage group LG14, S_indicum_v1.0, whole genome shotgun sequence genomic window, TGATCTAGCTTActtaaaaatcaaaaggttATAATGAAATCTTTCTTACGTGGTCTTGTTGATCTCATCTTGTACATCGAGTAGCAACATTTCCAAACTTACCCGAAATATATTCAGACATTtctatatttggattgaaccttttataaaaattttaaatttgaatacaCATAATTGTATAAGATAGAATTAGATGTAAAATTTGAGAAGGTTAAAGAGATGTTGTCCTTGAAAAGTAGTTCATAATTCATTAGTGAATGTCTTGAAGACACGAGGTTGTTGGTATAATTTGCATTTTGGGACGAAAATAGGACACAGTCTTGTTTTTCTTAAGAGAAGATGTTGGGACTTGGGAGGCTTTAATGTAGTGCCTCTGAATATACTTATATGAATCCATTTCTCTTCAATAACACTTAGATTTTGCAGTACAAGTTTCAGATAAGTCAATGATTTGTGTGAGTATATGTGACGCGAATGAAATTGGCTTTAACAAGGAGTTTTATATGGATACttttttcctgaaaaatacaatttattgtatcgtgttaagaaaaaagaataattacccgctttagaaaataaaacaataatttattctcctgaattataaaatatagagcAAAAATACTTTCTTAGACCACTACACACGCCTCTGGTGCATGtggacataatttttttaacaaataaaaatattattttgtttatatacttaatttaatatattaatacatacatatttataaaaataatattaaatataataaatattagttatataaaaataatatatatgtttcctttcttcttcatctcctTATCATCGGATCGCCTCCTCTGCCCTGCCGCCACCATCTCCCTCCCCTCGTGCCTTTGCCtctgcccccccccccccccccccccctttccttattttttggttttttttttttttttttttttttttttttcaaaagggGCTTTTGACTCCCTCCACCCAGATCCACCTTCTTCCCTGTCGACATCCACTCACCGGCggtctccctctccctctctctctctatatatataaatataaatatataaatagcttttattataaaagtataaatatatataatatctattcaaattcaattatatataattttaattttagttattaaatttaagttttatatataaaaagaaaaaggcgcATGTAATTAAGGTAACGCATGATTAtacctaaaaaattatattctaaaataatacACTTAACGTATGATAattgtacaatttaaaaaaactcaCCGATCACACGacaaaaattttacacttttgcGTCATTGATTggattcaacaaatttcaagaattttcctacttttcacattttgtcctttcttttttttttttttttttttttttttttttctttctctgtcATTGATGATGTTCCTCTGCACCATCCCTTTTCTGCTTCAAGGACTCAAAccacatacatacacacacacacacagatcTTGAAACCGGAAATGTGACATGCAATcagcaaaatcaagaaacgaaaggaatatatatatagacgtATATATGTAGAAGCAAGCTATATATTAACCATAACACTCTTGAAATTATCCTTTCCCAGAAAATGGGCATACTTGGATAGAGTGTTACCAATAGTTGATGAGTAATCAGGATCAAGAAAATGGGATTGAAGAAGTGCTGGAGTCATCATCAGGCTTTCCACTTCcacccttcttcttcttcttgtaagGGATCCCTCTTGCCTTAGCCTGACTCTCCTTTACTTCCCTCAAGTAAATCCTTATTGCACTACTCGCAAAAGGGTTCGTCTCCTGTGGCCCCCCGTTCTCCTCATAGGCTGCGCGCAGCCGCCCAATGAGAGCATCAAGGCTGCCCCACGCCTGCCTCAGCGGGCAGGTACAAGGTGCCGGCGGCTCTGGCTGCCCGTAAAAGATGCAGCCTTGCAAGTGCACCTTGGTCTTCCCAAACTGATCCAAGTACCTCAGAAACTCCAGCACGTGCCCGCTGCTGCACTGAGACAGCGCCACTGGCGGCCGTTGGTTCCTCAAGAACTGCCCGAAAGTGTTCCAATCCCTCCTCTTCTGCGACTCGTAGCGGCTGGGCGTCGTCGCAGCTGCCGGATCGCCACCGCAGGATGACCCTTCTGCCAAATCTTTCCCTCTATCCATCTAAATTCAATAAAGACACCATGAAATTGGTCTAGTTTTCTTCGTGCTCTGGCTAAATAAGGTAATATTAGATGAATAATTATGAGATGAAGACGATCCCATCATAGAGGCTAATGGAGATGACATGCAATGGGCCACATGCAGTTGCTTTCTGTTTTTTTCCTCgttattttttccctttttcccattctttttattgcaattacttatttatttattacaatatttccAACACTATCATTATTAACTATATAAGTTTTTCTGAGTTTATGTAATTGCAATAATTGTGTGTGGAATATTAATTTGTCCCACCCCCACTAGTTTTGTACGACTAAAcgtaaagaaaatattatgtcCCACAAGTTGACAAAATGTGATCTCCATTAGTATCTCTAGGGCAGTGACTGCCAATAGCTTGCTAGAAATATTCATGGATACGTAAGTTATGTTTGCATATATAGATCGATCATCACTATTCACTACCATCGGTCTTGATTTTGAGTCATGtcacctaatatttatattaattacgtATAGcgatgttttattttattttactttgttttttatagaaattatgatttttaaataaagtagtTGGACTCGACGTTGAAGACCCGATAAAGCCTGAAtatgtatatctatattatatataaaagtgtaAGTCgtaaatatttgtttctcgtgaaagttttaataaaagttaCTATCTAATAGTTTTAATACCTCTAAATTACTTAGacaatgacaaatatattcaatcaaaaaaataaaaataaacaaataatatttctacaTGATTCGTTTGTAGAAGAGACTCTCGAATATTTAAAGAGAAATTTCATTTACTGAGGCactataaaatttcaaatgaaatagcGTTTGAGTAATATATaagacactaatttaaattttagaaaataaagaaaacgtatcatgaaattttaagcaaaatttatcaatgagtgctatggaaaattttaatatgagcTCCTAActaatagattttttattttattattaaaattagaaaattatttttagattgtaCTTCACGTACTTTTATTTCTTACTATAATATAccgtatataaaatattactaattagTAAGTGCAACTTATTATTACAAAtcgattataattaaaagtgaaattattttatgtgtttAATTACTTCAATAGTGAAATGACATTCATATCCTTTTTTAAGTACTCttactaataataaataagaataagttatataaagggtaaatatcataattggtcttttaatttaatttgtatttaaaattactttaatcCTTCAGATTCATTTCTTAATATTAACATCCTTAAactctaatatttattaaagatCGGTCCTCTGACCATTTTCTGATGAAAATGTAGTAGGAAAATGATTTTGTGTTTGGCACACATAGTGTTTAGTGGTTGTTTTGACATTACGtatttcttttgaataaaGATATATTAAACATGACTTACACGTACTCTGCGACACGAGATGTTCTCCAAACGATCACATTATCCATTCAAACTAAAAGTTACACGCTAAGATCATGCTGTGGAACACGATCGTGTTCTTCAATGCAGAATTTTAATGCACAAATAGACCGAAACACACCTAGGATGTCTTCCACCACTAAGGCCGTTTTTCATCACAAAGTCACGTTTTTACCAAACTTATAGTCATGCTCTGTGACATTGATGTGTTCCCTAACAAACCAGAAAACGCCTAGGATGCATTCCACCTTTAAAGCCATGTTTTTGTCACACAAGCCCATTTTTACCCGAATTCTTCTCTCATTatgattttacaaatttttcaaCTATCTAATGGACGAGTTCAGACTGCTTAagggagaaaaaatatttttactaaaacaGTTCATCTCGTCGCAGCACATGAATTATTTGCTCCAACAGTTATTTCTAGCCATCTTATTATATTACATCATAAACACAAATACACAAACCAGTACATAAATTAAAGCATCTTCATacatttgtgttttttaaagtttctgtacattactttttaaatttcttaccTTCCGCAATAGGCGAAGACTTTAccaatacaaaaaagaattaatttgataattttaaaattttaaggaaCTACActgagaaaaataaacttaaattgaccattttacccttaattattaatatggtctaactacaaaaaaaatgcgGAATTTAGCACGGATATATAACACGATCGTTCCAAGAACCTTTCCTAATTGGATTGGTCATTGGAACTCTTGAGGAACAGAATCAGGTCGTTGATATCACGGTACTCTTATATTTCACCGTTTAGTTTTGAAAAGGCCTGAACATTACGAAAATCATTCCAGATTTAGTATTGCAAGGATCTTACGATCGTGCCAACTTTGGAACGATAAAATATCATACTACAGTTTGGAACGATTTGGTAAACATTGGTACGACCCACCAATTGCATATAAGTACTGTTCCAAAATAAGGTCCAAAGTCCGTCGAGAAAACGacatttgaaaaaatcattataaaataaggTACAATTAGAAACGGTTAAAGTACTTAGGAAAGCTTGTATTACATCTTGTTCCTAAATATGGCATATGTGGGAAATTATATGTGTTCTTCGTGCCATTCCAAAGTGAGTTACAATTAGGACCCATCTTAGTGGATAGAAGATGTTGTACAATACCCGTTCCGACTGTGTCACAATGGATAAATTTTAACAGCTACTTTGTCGTTTTTATCCGTCTTTCAGTACCCGTTCGTAAATATGCTGCAACGGCTATATTATAACGACTATATTATAATAGCTATTTTTGGAGTTCCAAACACCATTTCAGTATCCGTTCCAAATTTTTCTGTATATATGTtgctttcatttcatttactCTTACTACCTTCTTCCAATCTCATACtcttactctctctctctctctctctctctctctctctctctaatttttgttgatcttcaaagttattttgatcaggtaacaaCTTGAACccttttttgtcaattaaatgCATGTAgtacttattaattagttatatttgtTCTActtttgttgattaaatttaacatCTATGCcgatatatattcatatatgtgTAGGACTCATTATGTTAAAAAAGTTGAGGAGATAGATACATGAGAAGTATCTGTCGAGGAGGGCGACTCTTACGTTGTAGTTTGAGGGTGGTCTTACTGCATTTATAGGACGGGCAAAAGTCTCCACGTACATATATGGATGGTAAGAAGATTAAGTATCCGtgtcaaaagtgaaaaaacgATGTTTTTAAAGCCCCCGATGATGTAAATTGGGATTGTATATGAAAGGATTTATGCCAGAGCATTAGAATTGAACTTTTCATGGTGATGAGGGGATATAGGAGTACTTTGATGCCTTCACCACATTGCATGTGTAGAAGGAGCAAACTCCAGCTGCTTAAGAGAAGGGTATTAGTACACACTAAGGTGATGCAATGAAAATAGATCGGCGCAGAGGATTGTTTTTTATAGCCCCCGGTCGGCTTTCtgattttctaattataaccaACAGGGTGCGCCTATGATGGAACGAGGTCCTATCATTGCTGGCCCCTCAGCCGCCGCAAATGGTCCAGATGATGCTACATCGACCATAGATGAGGCTGATAGTATACTACCCCCAAGAGGCAGATGTTGCCAGTTTGTGGGCTGTTGAACCACATGAACCACTAGCTGTCCTCCACCATCAGCGTGCCAGTATATCAGCTTCGATGATATgaggtaatttattttgttttttttttggcattattttattttaaaaatgactaATTAACGTGTTATTTCAGGTCTGATCGCAAATTTCACGAGCACATGAACGCATTGGCGCGAGGGCACTATCCCCATCCTTGGGGATGTTTACAACAAATGGCACTAGAGCACCAATAGTTTTGGTTCGAGAGTTTGAAGGTAATTGTTGGAAGGAGAGCCCATAACattattgcaaaaaataatacacaaagatatacaaaatattaacatcAATATAAAGCAGCGGAAATAATCGATCAAACGAAGGCTCAGAGAGCCAGATccattttttaagttttattcaCGATCACTAAGATCGGCAGTCTTAAGATAAAATCCACGGTTGCACACGGTTTTGACACAAAGCCCTTGCCACAAAGGTTATAATCCTCGATCACATAGATCTTCTTAGCATACGGTCACTGAGACCTTCAATCTCTCTATTTCACAAAGATTTGCACTGAGCTTATCGGAATAGTTTTCTCTTATAAGATAGGAGAAGGAGTCTCCTATTTATAGGGCCGAGAGAAGAGATGGAGATGGAAGATAGGGATCACCTTCCATAAACCATCAGCTTGGTTTTGGAAGGAAAATCGTTGCAAGAGGAAAGTGAATCACAGAGAGGGAATAGAGAGATGTGAGATATGAGAGAATAAGTAACCAatccgggtcgggtcgggtcggtTTGTGGGTCGTGGGCTTGGGCCAAACCGTAGCCATCCAAGTGTGTGTTGGGCCTCCCTATTTTCGGTCCTGGGCCATAAATTTTCCAAcagtaattttttgtgaaatttttatattatcgtgtaatttaaattttttaatattgtactaattttttttcttattttgtgatattgcagATGACTTACTGATGAGACTATGATGATGAGTCTATATTCTGAGTCTTCCATATGTGGGCAAGCAAGTTCATCTAGAAATGGTTTGACATCGCCAAGAGTCAGTTGAACAAACCAGTTTGGC contains:
- the LOC105176823 gene encoding protein LIGHT-DEPENDENT SHORT HYPOCOTYLS 10-like, with the protein product MDRGKDLAEGSSCGGDPAAATTPSRYESQKRRDWNTFGQFLRNQRPPVALSQCSSGHVLEFLRYLDQFGKTKVHLQGCIFYGQPEPPAPCTCPLRQAWGSLDALIGRLRAAYEENGGPQETNPFASSAIRIYLREVKESQAKARGIPYKKKKKGGSGKPDDDSSTSSIPFS